In a genomic window of Corvus hawaiiensis isolate bCorHaw1 chromosome Z, bCorHaw1.pri.cur, whole genome shotgun sequence:
- the FAM174A gene encoding membrane protein FAM174A → MWPPALPRLLAGPLLVLLVLLEAARCGEATALHPRDAATTSPRPTEAAGGAATRSSSSRSSSSSSRLAEVSVPPEQGQPMTQRALSVLVLASAALIVYFVIRTVRLRRRNRKTRRYGVLDTHIENMELTPLEQDDDDDDTTVFDANHPRREVRAFQ, encoded by the exons ATGTGGCCGCCGGCGCTGCCGCGGCTCCTGGCAGGGccgctgctggtgctgctggtgctgctggaggccGCCCGCTGCGGGGAGGCTACGGCCCTGCACCCCCGGGATGCCGCCACCACTTCCCCGCGCCCCACGGaggcggccggcggggcggccacgcggagcagcagcagcaggagcagcagcagcagcagccgcctgGCCGAGGTGTCGGTGCCGCCCGAGCAGGGCCAGCCCATGACCCAGCGCGCCCtgtctgtgctggtgctggCCAGCGCCGCCCTCATCGTCTACTTCGTGATCCGGACCGTGCG GCTCAGAAGGCGAAACAGAAAAACACGAAGATACGGAGTTCTGGATACGCACATAGAAAACATGGAGCTGACCCCATTAGAacaagatgatgatgatgatgatacaACAGTATTTGATGCCAACCATCCTCGAAG AGAAGTACGTGCCTTTCAATGA